The Sparus aurata chromosome 12, fSpaAur1.1, whole genome shotgun sequence sequence CTTTAAAGACAAGTAAAGGAATAATCAGTCTTTTTAAAGTTgtagctgtttttaaaaaaacgaaaCCTCTTGAATAGTTCTATCATTTTGAATCTTTAAATTTGTGTAAGAccttttgttgttctgtttccctTTTGTAGGGTAAAATTAATATTTTCCATCTACATCATGTTAAAAAGCTTGATTTGTTAACGTGTTCCCCCTTTCACCTCCACTTCTTCCAGCTGACCAGTGGGGAGCAGGCTCTGGATAGCGTGCTGTCACTGGGTGGGCACAAAGCACCGGTGGTTACGGTTGACTGGTGCTCGGCGGTGGACTGCGGCACCTGCCTGACTGCCTCCATGGACGGGAAGATCAAACTGAGCACACTTCTGGCACAGAAGTCCTGACTGAAGACACTTTAGGGGTCAGGTCATCCAGGTTTACAATAAACTGATTCAGTGTGTTCAATCACTgaatcatcaatcaatcatcacCTGTTATAAATTCATATTAACATTAAAATTCCACTGAAAGTAAATCTAGAAGCATGGTTATTTCTTAAAGCTGCATTTGTTCATTTTGCTAGGCCTCTTGGGGCAGATGAACTCCAGACTCACAGCCCTGTTGTGGCTCCATATTACCAACATATTACTATTAATGAGACAAACTAGGGCAGGGTGGGCTGTGTACAGTGGCCTTTTCAGTGCAGGAACCTGAAGTccttttcattttgtattttgaatttttttttactctatttGAAAACAAATTTAAGAGCTAGCCAGATCAATATCTTTACAGGAGGCGGTTgtgcttctgtgcttttattaCGAAAAAGTTTCTTGTTGCTGCTTGAACAAAGATAGTGATTACATTTTGTTCCAAACTTTAGCAGTTAAACTTTAAGCTGCCACCACATCAACATGCCACAACCTTTGTTAGCCCAGTCTGGTCTGGCAAGAGAAAACTCACACCACAACCTGAAATGATAATACATAAACATAACCTTTATTGAAATTCAAGTTCATTAAAACTATGACTAGAAACCCTGATTTAAAATGGCCCTACAGACGTCAACACAAAAAGCCAATTTAAAACACCCTTAACCCGTGGTCCACACTGCCTGCTTGTTTCTGGTGTGACAGCTGAACTGCAGAGGATCACcagctatgtgtgtgtgcacacaggcAGTGCTGCCTACCATATCTTTATGCTGTGATGattatcaataaatatgatgacCCAATTTTTAGCGGGAGCTGTCTGGCTTTCACTGCCGGGGACCGATACTGTTTTCCGGGTGGAAGTTGCTTGGACAGAAGGGTGACgaaacttttccacatttaattcagcattttttcctcatatattTCCTCATAGTATCCAAAGACACTGCCTGCTACCACTTTgcgttgtttggtcctgtaacctTGCTTTATGGGTTGAAGTCTCTATTTTAATTTGGGCAGTATTCAGGATAAGGATATGTTCAGTTGTCCAACTGTGAACACTGTCAAAATGTCACATCCCTGTTCCACGCTGCAGGCTTGTCCTTACACACAGTCGTTGATTCGCCTCTGTTGCAGCTCTGTTACTACCTCAGCTGGTGGATCAGGTGGGAAAAGAAACTGTCTCCCCAGTCCGCCTCTGTAACTTTCATATAGACAGATGGGTGGAATTATGGTACAATATTCATGGCTTGAAACGGTGATGTGAATGGGGCTCAAGGCGGTGCAGAGGTGAGCCTTCATTGCACCGCTATTGCAGAAACTCTCTCTGAAAAGGGTTGCTGGACAACaggcgaacctatgggggcaaaCATCCTTACGTTCACTTTTGGTTCTGTCTGCCctcataggttcgctttagctgccgtcctgatatctggtcaatatcgTGCAAAAAAAtcacgttatttttcctactgacaacACTcagtaacctcgatcaacagggacaTGGGTCTCCTTTAATGTCTCAGCTGTTCTGAAGTCTCTACCGCGTCCATCAGTCGGCAGCAGTGGCTGCTCTCCGCCACAGGAGGCGGGGCGCCCTGTGCTGGAATTCCTTCCAgcgaagaagaagcaggggcaATGAACACACAGCTAGCAGCGAAGAGAAGAACATGTACGACATGTAATTATTGTAGCTCGGTAATCCTGGTGTAACACACAACGATTCCACGAAAAGAGTTCAAAATAAATCCAGGCGGAGGTGAATTCAAACGACATATTGTGTTACTACCAGAAAGAACATGCTGTCGTTGTTGTGACTTGAAGACGAGGGGAGCTAGCCAGCTACACCGTTAGCTTGTTTACAGTTCGGTTCTGTTTcggttttgtgtttaatgtcacTGGGCTCCGGTACCGCGTGCAGACATGGAGAGCCTGTACAAGCGGAAAATGTTCGCATCGATGCGGAAAACCAAAGTGGACGCATCGAAGAAGCGGCAGATCGGCCTACCCGCCTCCATCCTGGACGACAGTGACGAaggctccttctcctcctcttcctccggaTCCCAATCCGACTTCCAGAGCTCCCCGGAGGAGGACAGCGAACAGGAGGACCGGGACCGGAGCGATTCCGGGGCGACTTCAAGCGACGACAGCCGCTCGGTGACGCGCAGAAAGCGCTCGTTCCTCGGGGGCGATGACAGTTCCTCGTCCTCCAGTGCCGAGGAAGACGATGACGAGTCAGAGGACAGGAGCCAGCCGAAGAGGATGGTTCAGCCCAGGAAGCGGAGCAGGCTGCAGCGGCAGGACGAGTCGGACTCGGACCATGctgaggagaagcagagagaggaggcggagaaggcgaagaggaggcagagacacaacaagcttctggctcTTTCCCGGAGGATGAAAGCCCGGGTCCCGAGCCGGAGGAGGAGCCGCCTGAAGCAGGTACACCTTTGGGGTTTGTGGTTCAACAGGCGCTGTGTTATAATCTCGACATATTACGTCCATtaaagtccagtttgtttgttcactgaCCAGTTCAAATTAAAGTATGTGATATGTGTTTACTCTCAGGGTGGGAGTGATGTGGAAGAATCTAAAGAAGCTGAGGATGAGGCCGCTGGTGATGGAGGCGGAGGAGAAAACGGCAGCAAGAAAGAGGCTTCAGAAAGTGATGAAGGAGGcagaaaagaggagaaggacgaagaagaaaaagtagaaCCACGCCACGGAGGAAAGCGAATAGTTTAAATGTGAAgaataaaaaagtttttttctcctacagcatttaaaacaaagacacTAAGAACCGTAGCTTTGACATTTTTCCATTGTCATATCTGTTGCTATAGAAACAGACATTGATGACATGCAACAAGAGGTACATATCTGTGGGACAGACATGTTGACCCATTACAAcgtgcacttttttttaaggaagTGGAGCCTAAAGTGGGAAACAGCCTTGGTGTGATGCTGAGATCATAAAGTGGCTCATGGATGCATTGCTACTGGTTCAGTGTCATATAATCATTGTTAATGATCCACCCTGCTCATCTAATGACATCAGTCAagtcacttttatttatttatcaaagtCACTGCTCCTAGATGTTGATCGCAGATAGATGTCATGTCACTCATGTTCATCTGTCAGGTGCACCTTCTTCACTTTCAGTGTGTCTTTTGTTAATATTACTGCTTGAGAAAGAAGAGTGTGgagcttcatcactgtcacaTGACATGGGCCTGGCTGAAATATCACTACAAACAATGACACACGGATATAAATGGGTTCCTAATCCTGACCAAGTATTATTGTGGAAATAAGAACTTGATGTGAAGTAAAATAGTAAGTCAAGAATATAACAATAAGTTCCAAATAGTACAAAAAACCCCAGTCTCCTGTTGGAGGGTCCTATGCACTAAATTTAACTACAACAGCAAGCTCCGGACCCAGACATTGTTGCTTTACACTCAGTTGTAATAGTGGAACTGAGGTGTGTGTAATGAAGAAATCTgttcaaaaaaagagacaggctTTCTATGTGTGAGCTGGCCCGAATAAACCCAAAACCCCAGTGAGACCTAATGGTACCAGGACAGAGCTCCTCAACACACACTGCTTGCCCAGGCTTTCTTCTTCGTTCCCATAAAAAAGGGGCATTTCGTATGTCATTTGACAAAAGGCAGGAATGCTGCAGAACATTACTGTCTAAATCGGGTAACCAGTAGATTTATTGCAGGACTCTGCGCGCTACAGTTGATTTCTAACATGACAACTGCACATCTTTCGCTCTTAAAGCAGATATTTAACAATCATACTCAAGAATTACTTTTAGGTCTGGCACTATCTAATAAAGGACATGTGGTAGCATCATCACATAGCTTTTTGCCAAATCAAGGTGAAATAATTTAATTGACTGAATATTATCTGAGATGAATACCAACTGCCTATAATCTTTTTGTAATCGTTTCTTATTCATTGAAATATACCAGCAGTATAAAACCGACTTCAGATAAACAGGAccagacatgaaaacacaactaAATGGTAATTTCACATGTGAAGGAATATTCTTATGTTATTGTAGCCTGTGTAAATGGTCAGGGAGCAAGTACACATCCTTGTTCATGAATGTAACAATGCAGCTCAACACGTTTGCAAATACATAGACTAAAACATATTCCCTCAGCTGAGAAACAGTATGACTGGTTACTTCAGATTAATGAGAAAGCTGACCAAATGTCTGCTTATTGTTTTTACCCTGTAAACTGAGAAGCGGTTACAGAGAGTAGATGGATGGTTAAAGGAGCTGATGAGTGAAAGGCACTATTAAGACGATTCAAGCCGAAACCCTGGACATAAGCTTGTCTGGACCTGGTCAGGTCTGTAGCATCAATGATCCTGGTGTTCTAGGCAGGCTAACAGAGAGGCACCTTCATGACACAGCagcattaattatgatgttagaaacaacacaaacacttggtgttGTGTTTaagacattttcattattttctatcATAACTAAAATagcaaattaaacaaatatatttgaCCACTTAATTGACAATGAGATGCCTTTGTTAGAGGCCAAGGTTATCAACCAAACAGTCCAAAAATGATCACTTTCAATAATCCATAGCACAGAAAGACTGTGAgcatttcacatttgtttttgtttttcctcctgaaaATGAACCATTGGGACTGAGCGCCAGAAGCATTCGTTTGAGTTAAGTTCTGATAAACATAGACAATAAGTTGGGATGTTCATTCTGGATCTTTAGGAACAGTAAAAggtaaagaaaatataaagatTAAGGGTCCACTTACTACCTTTTCTGGTGCCTTCAGCTGCACCTCACACTCCTGAATGAATGGAGCTGCTCTACTTATAGTTTTGTTGTTAAGAGAGGGTCTCTGCATTATATGTGAGTGTCCACTGACTCCTGGTTGATGACATTTGAGTCTTTCCTAGTCAGGCTGCTATTTTCAATGTTGATggatctgttgattattttaattaatggattagttgtttggtctggaaaatgtcagaaaatgttgaagAATAATGAGTattgtttcccaaagcccaataTAATGTCCTCAAATGACTTGTTTGGTCCTCagcccaaagatattcagttatCTGTCATAGAAGAGGAAGgacaccagaaaatattcacatttgagacGCTGAAATTTTGACTATTAAAAAACTACTCAACTGATCTATTAATTTTATAAACTGCTGGTGATTAAGTTGACGATGAGTAATTTAATTATGACAGCTCAATTAGTGCTAGATTTGCTTTCACAGACACATCATTGACCAGAAGCCAGTTGACTAAAAGTTTACAGCTCAGTCTTGTGATGACACCCGAGCCAGTTCCATTTGGTAAAAGACAACTTTGAGCTGCAGTTGACAACTCAAAATATTACCAAAGATTGTGTGTTTAATagcaaaaaacataaataactCTCGGAGTAAAGCCACTGAGTTGATAAATATCCAGTAAAATGTTATCACAGCTATTAAAGAAGACAGGACTATTTAAATAAGATTTGTatgtgaagtttgaatatgtCATCTGAGCTTCTGGACATTTCACCAAAATATAGAAGTATAATTACTGTTCACTTTTTGCCCTCGCTGTAAGCATTTCATTCAACTTGgtctgtcatgtctgtagaTGGTAACATTAATATAACTGGAGAAGGAATAcagtttttgttgtactgtatATAGAATTCATTTGGGAATCCAACCCAAACACTTTCTTTGTactcttttttttgggggggcctTTTATCGGCTTTATTGTTAGTACAGGtatgacaggaaacgggatgagagagagggggagagacacgcagcaaaggaCACCCTGGCCGGGACTTGAACCCGGGGCCAccgcagcgaggacaaagcctctgcacatgggacgcccccTCTGCCAACTGAGCCAAACGGCGCCCCTTCTTTgtactttttaattatttttttttctcttcaaactGTCACAGTGCTGCATTCATGTCTTAATGAATAAATTGGACACATTATGTCCCGAATCAAAAGtttgcactttttttcttctttgttgtcatttgttACTGTATAATGCCTCTTAAATCAACCTGCCCTGTTACATACAACTCTATTAATAAAggttttattcacctacaactTTTGTGTTGGTTGTCCCAGCTTAACCTTGGTAATGTTACTAGTGTTAACTACATTTACCATGAAGATAAAAGGTacatttttgtgtgatttttaaacattttgcttgaaaaaaataaaaataaaatgtttagagTCCTTGAGTCCTGCCACATATTAGACAATAGAGTATTGaagatgagttcaggagtctcccGGTCTGGGGAACAAAGCTGCTCTGTaatctggtggtacagcagcagatacttctgagGAAAgtagggtgaacagactgtggctgggatGATGTCTATTGGTATCTTTCGGCCGtttatatatatcttatatacTTTAaggatgtcactgatgctctgtagatggtaccagtgatgttctggtggttttaaACACCTGCCCTCTTCCTGTCTTGGGCTGTGATGAGAAGTCGACTAAAACCTTGCTCCAATATTAAGCCTTTATGGATAGAGAGCCTTTTCAGTCCTTTTTGAACCTTGGTGGCGATGTGTGACCAAAGTAAATTCATAGTGATGGTAATTCCATCCATAGGCGGCCTTACCTACGTTTCAACCGTTTCAATTTAAACGGGCCCCGGCAGCCGAGGGTATAGCTGCGCCGATCCCGTTGGTGCTCCGGTGCTCGAGCACCCACTGACAACGTAACTGAGAAGCTCGTGCGCAAGGTATCGGCTGCTGTCACCGCTGTGCCGGTACAGGAAAATACTGGCCTGCAGATGTTGAGCTACATCTACACCAACAACCTGCTGGACCTGTACCCAAACCTCAgccagtccttccagaaaaacacagagtttttttgtga is a genomic window containing:
- the ccdc82 gene encoding coiled-coil domain-containing protein 82, with the translated sequence MESLYKRKMFASMRKTKVDASKKRQIGLPASILDDSDEGSFSSSSSGSQSDFQSSPEEDSEQEDRDRSDSGATSSDDSRSVTRRKRSFLGGDDSSSSSSAEEDDDESEDRSQPKRMVQPRKRSRLQRQDESDSDHAEEKQREEAEKAKRRQRHNKLLALSRRMKARVPSRRRSRLKQGGSDVEESKEAEDEAAGDGGGGENGSKKEASESDEGGRKEEKDEEEKVEPRHGGKRIV